A genomic stretch from Desulfocurvibacter africanus subsp. africanus DSM 2603 includes:
- a CDS encoding SulP family inorganic anion transporter: MQVESSEAFRKDGWRGRLSRFMPEAPKAFSVLSQGYGPGPLSRDLLSGITVGIVALPLAMAFAIASGASPAQGLVTAIVAGFIISFLGGSRFQIGGPTGAFVVIIYGTIAKYGMDGLLVATLLAGAMLMLFGLCRMGALIKFIPYPVTTGFTAGIGLLIFTQQMKDFLGLQMDKASPEFFASWEAYYANIGTMDQSTLIISGVTLVTIFCVRRWIPRIPAPFVAVVLASVLTAVYALPVDTIGSRFGGIPRALPGFAMPHITLDLVREVFPAAVTIALLAGIESLLSAIVADGMTGDHHNSNTELVAQGLANIASVAMGGIPATGAIARTATNIKAGAFSPVSGMIHALFLVAFVYLLAPLASYIPLASLAGVLVVVAYDMSEPHRFKRLFKAPKSDVVVMLLTFGLTVVVDLTVAVWVGVVLASLLFMRRMSELTGIRRTLEFGSEGEAELLPKELHPDTNELDVPDGVEVYEIDGPFFFGCADRLNAIVRAMHKPPKVLILRMRHVPAIDATAVNSIEALHDKCKKRHVTIVLSGVRTQPMATLKRLGADKLFGQENITVNILQALDRAREIIASEPRPRGMMTSITGPGPEAA, encoded by the coding sequence ATGCAAGTCGAGTCTTCCGAAGCATTCAGGAAAGATGGCTGGCGCGGCCGGCTCAGCCGGTTCATGCCCGAGGCTCCCAAGGCCTTCAGCGTGCTGTCCCAGGGTTACGGCCCAGGGCCGCTGTCCCGGGATCTCCTTTCGGGCATTACCGTGGGCATCGTGGCCCTGCCTCTGGCCATGGCTTTTGCCATCGCTTCCGGCGCCTCGCCAGCGCAAGGCCTGGTCACGGCCATCGTGGCGGGTTTCATCATTTCCTTCCTGGGCGGCAGCCGCTTCCAGATCGGCGGACCGACTGGCGCTTTCGTAGTCATCATTTACGGCACCATCGCCAAGTACGGCATGGATGGCCTGCTCGTGGCCACGCTCCTGGCCGGCGCAATGCTCATGCTATTCGGTCTGTGCCGCATGGGCGCGCTCATAAAATTTATTCCCTATCCCGTGACTACGGGTTTTACCGCCGGCATCGGCTTGCTCATATTCACCCAGCAGATGAAGGATTTCCTGGGTCTGCAGATGGATAAGGCCTCGCCGGAGTTCTTCGCCAGCTGGGAAGCCTACTATGCCAATATCGGCACGATGGATCAGTCCACGCTGATCATAAGCGGCGTGACGCTCGTGACCATCTTCTGCGTGCGGCGCTGGATACCGCGCATTCCGGCTCCCTTCGTGGCCGTGGTGCTCGCCTCGGTCCTGACCGCGGTCTACGCTCTGCCCGTGGACACCATCGGCTCGCGCTTCGGAGGCATTCCGCGTGCCCTGCCGGGTTTCGCCATGCCGCACATCACTCTGGACTTGGTGCGCGAAGTGTTTCCCGCCGCCGTGACCATTGCCTTGCTGGCCGGCATCGAATCGCTCCTGTCCGCCATCGTGGCCGACGGCATGACCGGCGATCACCACAATTCCAACACGGAGCTCGTGGCCCAGGGCTTGGCCAACATCGCCTCCGTGGCCATGGGCGGCATCCCGGCCACCGGCGCCATCGCTCGCACGGCCACCAACATCAAGGCTGGGGCCTTCTCGCCCGTGTCGGGCATGATCCACGCTTTGTTCCTGGTAGCCTTCGTCTATCTGCTCGCGCCGCTCGCCTCGTATATTCCCTTGGCCAGCCTTGCCGGCGTGCTTGTGGTCGTGGCCTATGACATGAGCGAGCCGCACAGGTTCAAGCGGCTGTTCAAGGCGCCCAAGAGCGACGTGGTGGTCATGCTGTTGACCTTCGGGCTTACGGTGGTCGTGGACCTGACCGTGGCCGTGTGGGTGGGCGTTGTGCTCGCTTCGCTCCTGTTCATGCGCCGCATGAGCGAGCTTACGGGCATCCGCCGCACGCTCGAATTTGGGAGCGAAGGGGAAGCGGAGCTCCTCCCCAAGGAACTCCACCCGGATACCAACGAGCTGGATGTGCCTGACGGCGTTGAAGTCTACGAGATCGATGGGCCGTTTTTCTTCGGCTGCGCGGACAGGTTGAATGCCATCGTAAGGGCCATGCACAAGCCGCCCAAGGTGCTCATCCTGCGCATGCGCCATGTGCCGGCCATCGACGCCACAGCGGTAAATTCCATTGAGGCCCTGCACGACAAATGCAAGAAGCGTCATGTGACCATCGTGCTTTCGGGCGTCAGAACCCAGCCCATGGCTACGCTCAAGCGGCTTGGTGCAGACAAGCTCTTCGGACAGGAGAATATCACCGTGAATATCCTCCAGGCCTTGGACAGGGCTCGCGAGATCATTGCCAGCGAGCCACGGCCCAGAGGGATGATGACATCCATCACAGGCCCGGGGCCAGAGGCGGCGTGA
- a CDS encoding glycoside hydrolase family 68 protein, translating to MSITHREKTATIIVKLANGVRKRLTNYGIAFLFIAFIALPAPPMLTTTAQATDLPGWLVNDVPTVQSDSVGQNDQSVAVARQDDTAEVSSWLLEDAMGIQPVPEENTVPPIMRDDLFPDQYSPDQWTFETWPLMRPDGELARVDGYFIFFSLAVPDGSVQDPEDRYEQARIRYYYSQDGMTWTDGGELFPEGDALGDAQWAGSAVIDDCRLSIFYTAVGEIEPDTPDGDGDGDGDGTDTPECPDGSVRQNGQECPGDQNGQDGDGDGNGDGDVGEPITIRSQSIALAEANLTVGPDGPIFSNWSEHEIILEPEGMMYQTAQQAEQQINNQNGGTDNGDSGNGSNGDGTDDGTGDDVGDDDSQQGIAPERTYAFRDPFFFTDPQTGDDYIIFSGDLSPDFTQTDDCENRDRFNAAVGIARRDDDSNGDDNNGDDDTNDNGDNSTQNWTLLPPLFHASCITKMLDQPHLIFRDNIYHLFANAYSDSFAPDIQGWTALYGFTSEELIGQYTPINGSGLVLGNPETAPLQCYGRLTTSDLSVLSFALYPEVEAERVDELTEQERFDAFGGTLCPTAQLMTPDNVTDNTTQLVVGEVCQPGTFPCPPDQSDDDADDGTTSGNN from the coding sequence ATGTCTATTACACACAGGGAGAAAACCGCTACAATCATTGTCAAGCTGGCTAATGGAGTGAGGAAACGCCTTACCAATTATGGAATTGCATTTCTATTCATTGCTTTTATTGCACTTCCTGCTCCTCCAATGCTTACCACTACTGCCCAAGCAACTGATCTGCCTGGCTGGCTTGTAAATGATGTTCCGACAGTGCAGTCGGATTCTGTCGGACAAAATGACCAGTCAGTGGCCGTGGCGAGGCAGGACGACACTGCCGAGGTCTCCTCATGGCTTCTTGAGGATGCCATGGGCATACAGCCCGTTCCGGAAGAGAACACGGTTCCACCCATCATGCGGGACGATCTCTTCCCCGACCAATACTCCCCCGACCAGTGGACTTTCGAGACTTGGCCTCTGATGCGGCCCGACGGCGAGTTGGCCAGGGTGGATGGATACTTCATCTTCTTCTCGCTGGCCGTACCTGACGGTTCGGTGCAGGATCCCGAGGATCGCTACGAGCAGGCGCGCATCCGCTACTACTATAGCCAGGACGGAATGACCTGGACCGACGGCGGCGAGCTGTTCCCGGAAGGCGACGCCTTGGGCGACGCACAATGGGCCGGTTCCGCGGTGATTGACGACTGCCGCCTGAGCATCTTCTACACCGCTGTGGGCGAGATCGAACCGGACACGCCTGATGGCGACGGCGACGGCGACGGCGACGGAACGGATACTCCGGAATGCCCGGACGGCTCCGTGCGTCAGAATGGGCAGGAATGCCCTGGCGATCAGAACGGTCAGGATGGCGATGGTGATGGAAACGGAGACGGTGATGTCGGCGAACCGATCACCATACGTTCCCAGAGCATCGCCCTTGCCGAGGCGAACCTGACGGTCGGTCCTGATGGCCCCATCTTCAGCAACTGGTCCGAACACGAAATCATACTTGAACCTGAAGGCATGATGTACCAGACCGCCCAGCAGGCCGAGCAGCAGATCAACAACCAGAACGGCGGAACGGATAACGGTGACAGCGGCAATGGCAGCAACGGCGACGGCACTGACGACGGCACCGGCGATGATGTGGGCGACGACGATTCCCAGCAGGGCATCGCACCCGAGCGGACCTACGCCTTCCGCGACCCGTTCTTCTTCACCGATCCCCAAACCGGTGACGACTACATCATCTTCTCCGGCGACCTGAGCCCCGACTTCACCCAGACCGATGACTGCGAGAACCGCGACCGCTTCAACGCCGCCGTGGGTATTGCCCGCAGGGACGATGACAGCAACGGTGATGATAACAACGGTGACGATGATACCAACGATAACGGCGACAACTCCACGCAGAACTGGACACTTCTTCCCCCGCTCTTCCACGCCTCCTGCATCACCAAGATGCTCGACCAACCCCACCTCATATTCCGGGACAATATCTATCACCTCTTCGCAAACGCATACTCCGATTCATTCGCTCCCGACATCCAAGGCTGGACCGCTCTGTACGGATTCACGTCCGAGGAGCTTATCGGCCAGTACACGCCGATCAATGGAAGCGGACTGGTCCTGGGAAATCCGGAAACGGCGCCTCTGCAGTGCTATGGCCGCCTGACCACGTCTGACCTCTCCGTGCTTTCCTTTGCCCTCTACCCCGAGGTCGAGGCCGAACGAGTGGACGAGCTTACGGAGCAGGAGCGCTTCGATGCCTTCGGCGGCACGCTGTGCCCAACGGCGCAGCTCATGACGCCTGACAATGTCACTGATAACACGACGCAACTCGTTGTCGGCGAAGTCTGCCAGCCGGGCACTTTCCCCTGCCCACCCGATCAGTCCGACGATGATGCGGATGATGGAACTACATCCGGCAACAATTAA